One window of the Lactobacillus sp. PV034 genome contains the following:
- a CDS encoding MFS transporter, translating to MTKKVTPRLVVAILSAGMLSFFGILDETATTVTFPILTKEFAITTDQVQWVNTLVLLVIATIVPISSQIRLRIPTKRIFILGVSLFLLGLVIDIFTPWFALLLVGRAMQGIGTGIGLPLMYNIILAEVPKEKLGFMMGIGTMITACAVAFGPVFGGIVTDELNWRWIFIISLFLIIISLLTGIWSIRQINPLQKVKIKFGQWLSLAVALVCLMLGFTQIAKYSFLSVPVLGFLLLGIASLLIWLKISWSDKGALISPKLFKNLRFSMQLIAYCFAKIATLALGFIFPIYVELVNKGSVSLAGWITFPGAVVNALMAAIAGKLLDKKGARLPIIVGVIASLTSLVLMNLLPSLSNVAIVLLYVLYYGGYGMCFGSLMTSGLITLGESHHAQGNAIFNTLQQFSGALGTALAGTLIAMAQSKHIGNGTAIGSKWTFMVLLVLVSINLVLGLCFVPKKQEGKS from the coding sequence TGACAAAAAAAGTTACACCACGTTTGGTTGTGGCAATTTTATCAGCAGGGATGCTCTCATTTTTTGGAATTCTTGATGAAACGGCAACAACTGTTACTTTTCCGATTTTAACCAAGGAATTTGCCATTACTACCGATCAAGTTCAATGGGTTAATACTTTGGTATTGTTAGTAATTGCGACAATTGTACCCATTAGTTCACAGATTAGGTTGAGAATTCCAACTAAAAGAATATTCATTCTAGGAGTGTCTTTGTTCCTATTGGGCTTAGTAATTGATATTTTTACTCCATGGTTTGCTCTTTTGCTAGTGGGACGAGCTATGCAGGGAATTGGTACGGGGATAGGACTACCCTTAATGTACAACATTATTTTGGCTGAAGTCCCTAAAGAAAAGCTTGGTTTTATGATGGGAATCGGAACAATGATTACCGCTTGTGCTGTAGCTTTTGGCCCAGTATTTGGTGGTATTGTGACTGATGAACTTAATTGGCGCTGGATTTTTATCATCTCACTTTTTTTAATTATTATTAGTTTATTAACTGGAATCTGGTCAATTAGACAAATTAATCCTTTACAGAAGGTAAAAATCAAGTTTGGCCAATGGTTATCTTTAGCAGTTGCGTTAGTTTGCTTGATGCTAGGCTTCACTCAGATTGCTAAATATTCATTCCTATCAGTGCCAGTCTTGGGCTTTTTACTTTTGGGCATTGCCAGTTTATTGATTTGGTTAAAAATATCTTGGTCAGACAAGGGAGCTTTAATTAGTCCTAAATTATTTAAAAATCTACGTTTTAGTATGCAGCTTATTGCTTATTGTTTTGCCAAAATTGCGACTTTAGCCTTGGGTTTTATATTTCCAATTTATGTGGAGCTCGTTAATAAAGGGTCTGTTTCACTAGCTGGTTGGATCACCTTCCCAGGTGCAGTGGTTAATGCCTTAATGGCAGCAATAGCCGGTAAGTTGCTTGATAAAAAGGGTGCGCGTTTACCAATTATTGTGGGTGTAATCGCTAGTTTGACTAGCTTAGTTTTGATGAATCTTTTACCATCGCTCAGCAACGTTGCCATTGTATTACTATATGTACTTTATTATGGTGGGTACGGAATGTGCTTCGGTAGTTTAATGACTAGTGGATTGATAACTTTAGGTGAATCTCATCATGCTCAAGGTAATGCTATTTTTAACACTTTGCAGCAGTTTTCTGGAGCACTTGGAACTGCATTAGCTGGGACCTTGATTGCGATGGCACAAAGTAAGCATATCGGTAATGGTACGGCGATTGGTTCTAAATGGACCTTTATGGTACTACTTGTATTGGTAAGTATTAATCTAGTTTTGGGACTTTGTTTTGTACCGAAGAAGCAAGAGGGGAAATCTTAA
- a CDS encoding phosphatase PAP2 family protein, whose product MIVAGSVLAALILTIKSSRLVNFYDRWVHHKLGTQNNTKLWRLITFLNEPKLIAGWDVVLASLLFITGHPHLSKWVLITLIFTDLLGIFLKHTVKRARPKKTSPVRVGYSFPSGHVLSVTIMGLMLWHLFGKSGGLLLFLIIIATWLLVVISRLKTKAHYPSDIIGATTLGFFCFAIAQQLLVLV is encoded by the coding sequence ATGATCGTAGCAGGAAGTGTACTTGCTGCTTTAATTCTTACCATAAAAAGTTCGCGGTTAGTAAATTTCTATGATCGCTGGGTACATCATAAATTAGGAACTCAAAATAATACTAAGCTATGGCGATTGATCACATTTCTCAATGAGCCAAAGTTAATTGCGGGATGGGATGTTGTACTTGCCAGTTTACTTTTTATTACTGGTCACCCGCATTTAAGTAAATGGGTCTTAATTACTTTGATTTTTACTGATTTGTTAGGCATTTTCCTTAAACATACAGTTAAGCGGGCAAGACCGAAAAAAACTAGTCCAGTTCGTGTTGGTTATAGTTTTCCTAGTGGTCATGTTCTAAGTGTCACAATCATGGGGTTAATGCTTTGGCATTTATTTGGTAAAAGTGGGGGATTGTTATTATTTTTAATTATTATTGCAACCTGGCTTTTAGTAGTGATTTCACGTTTAAAAACTAAGGCACATTATCCTTCAGATATTATTGGAGCGACGACTTTAGGCTTTTTCTGTTTTGCAATTGCGCAACAATTATTAGTGTTGGTTTAA